A part of Vibrio chagasii genomic DNA contains:
- a CDS encoding phage tail assembly protein, translated as MEYPVETKEVQLEYPVTVAGKEYKSLTMRRPKVRDQLIADKQNKDPADKEIHLLSLLAGVETAVIQELDMTDYGEVQKAYKGFTKKNSKSETSNEQ; from the coding sequence ATGGAATACCCAGTAGAAACAAAAGAAGTTCAACTTGAATACCCTGTAACGGTTGCAGGTAAAGAATACAAATCTCTTACAATGCGTCGCCCTAAAGTTCGTGATCAGCTAATTGCAGATAAGCAGAATAAAGATCCCGCTGATAAGGAAATCCACCTTTTGTCATTGTTGGCTGGAGTTGAGACCGCTGTCATTCAAGAGTTAGATATGACTGATTATGGCGAGGTGCAAAAGGCATATAAGGGTTTTACGAAGAAGAACTCAAAGAGCGAGACATCCAACGAGCAATGA
- a CDS encoding phage major tail tube protein, with the protein MAGDNLLSRWAIWVDGIGKAGNAKEYTPPVLEVLTSDFQAGDMDMPIPVDEGMAGMEASFSLFGVDVTVLPLFGLRQGTRTAVSVCSTYTDLSGGSYDLVEELGGMITKIERDTQDTGSQRDKAMKVTMKLDYYKVVRAGVVLIEVDPVNHVRKLGGIDVLEGIRAILQLS; encoded by the coding sequence GCTGGGCTATTTGGGTGGATGGTATCGGCAAAGCCGGTAATGCCAAAGAGTACACGCCACCCGTTCTTGAGGTTTTGACCTCTGATTTTCAAGCTGGCGATATGGATATGCCTATCCCAGTTGATGAAGGCATGGCTGGTATGGAAGCCAGTTTTTCTTTGTTTGGTGTCGATGTCACGGTTCTGCCTCTGTTTGGTTTGCGCCAAGGGACCCGCACTGCGGTATCGGTTTGCTCGACTTACACCGATCTCTCAGGTGGTAGTTATGACCTAGTTGAAGAACTGGGCGGCATGATCACTAAGATTGAGCGTGATACTCAGGATACTGGAAGCCAGCGTGATAAAGCCATGAAAGTAACCATGAAGCTGGACTATTACAAGGTTGTTCGTGCTGGCGTGGTTCTTATTGAAGTCGATCCAGTTAACCACGTACGTAAGCTTGGTGGCATCGATGTCCTTGAGGGCATTCGCGCTATTCTGCAGCTCTCTTAA